The genomic interval AGCCGTACGATTCCATTTTTAAGTAAAGTCACAGACGTTAAGATGGTAAATATCGCCACTCGGATTGCAATGGGAGCATCTTTGGACTCCTTGGGCTGTAAAACGGGATTGCTTCCTCTTAAGCCGCATGTAGCAGTAAAAGCACCTGTCTTTTCATTTGCTAAAATGCAAGATGTTGATATTTCGCTCGGACCTGAAATGAAATCCACTGGGGAAGTTATGGGGATCGATTATCATTATGCACGTGCATTATATAAAGCCATCATTGGTGCTGGTATGAATATTCCAACAAATGGTACGATTCTCTTTACTGTAGCAGATAAGGACAAAGAAGAAGTAAAGCAGCTTGCACAAGCTTTTTCAGATCTTGGGTTTCAGCTTGTTGCGACAGCTGGTACAGCAAAAACAATTCAAGGATTAGGAATTTCTGTAGAGGTTGTAAGTAAAGTACATGAGCGCAAAGCGGATATCATCAAGATGATTAAGACGGGAAAAATTAATATGGTAATTAATACCTTAACGCAAGGGAAAGGGTCTGAGCGTGACGGATTCAAGATTCGGCGTGCAACCGTTGAACATGCAATTCCGTGCTTAACTTCTATGGATACTGCTTGGGAAGTTTTACGTGTACTTAACTTTATGCGCGAACGTCGATTGGTATATGCATTGGCTCTTCAAGACTATGTTGGTGGAGGAGATACACTTGCCTAAGATAGCAGTTGATGCCACAGTTATCGAAAATCAAAACATCATAAATGATGTAAAAGAGTTGGTTGTCTACGCCCCTAAAATAGTACAACAGGCGGTACCAGGACAATTTGTTCACATACGAGGAACGAAAGATGAAGAAGGACCTTTGCTTCGTCGACCAATTAGTATTTCTAGCGTCGACATTAAAGCAGGGACATTACATCTTATTTATCGAATTATTGGTAATGGGACTGCTTACTTGGCAAATTTAAAAAAATTTGATCAGATAAATTGTCTAGGTCCGTTAGGAAATGGCTTTGATTTAAACTGTGATAGACCTCTTTTAATAGGGGGAGGTATGGGCATAGCGCCGCTGATCTTCTTGGCTCAGCGGCTTAACCCGCATAATACAAAAGTTTTGCTGGGTGGTAGAAATAAAACAGAGCTGTTTTGGCGAGATAAGTTTGACGGGCTTGCCGAACAAATTTATATTACAACCGATGATGGCTCTTTGGGGGTAAAAGGGTTTACCGTAAATGTATTGCCGGAAATTATAAAAGCAAATGCTTTTGACCGCATTTTTGTCTGTGGTCCTGCTATTATGATGGAAGCGGCGGCGAATATTGCTAAAGATCATCATATAGCTTGCCAAGTTTCATTAGAGAAGCATATGGCTTGTGGTATTGGTGCATGTTTATCATGTACATGCGCATCCAAAAACAGTGATAAGCGTAAAAAAGTTTGCACCGATGGTCCGGTTTTTTGGGCCGAGGAGGTTCTTGAATGACCAAAAATAGAACTATGTTAAACGTTAATATTGCCGGAATTGAAATGAAGAATCCGATTATGACTGGTTCTGGAACCTTTGGATTTGGTGAAGAGTATGAAGACTTTGTCGATCTAAATAATATTGGTGCGATTGTAGTAAAGGGAACGACTCTTTTTCCTCGAGCCGGTAATATAGGGGTAAGAATTACGGAAACACCAAGTGGAATGCTGAATTGCATTGGACTGGAAAATCCTGGAGTAAGTTGTTTTATAACTGAAATTTTACCTCGGTTAAGAAAATACAAAACGCCGATTATTGTGAATATTTCAGGTAATACAGTAGAAGAGTATGGAGAGCTGGCAAGATATCTAGATATTGATGGTGTTGCTGCAGTTGAGTTAAATGTATCCTGTCCGAATGTAAAAGAAGGCGGAATTGCTTTTGGTACTGATTGCAACAGTGCATCGGCAGTAGTTCACGAAGTAAAATCTAATACTAGTAAACCTGTGATTATTAAATTATCACCGAATGTTACCGATATTGTTGCTATGGCTAAAGCGGTTGAGGAAGCTGGAGTTGATGCGATTTCTATGATTAATACGCTTACAGGAATGGCAATTAATATAAATACATGGAGACCTGTTTTAGGAAATATTACAGGTGGTTTATCAGGACCGGCAGTAAAACCAGTAGCAGTACGTATGGTATGGCAAGTTGCACAGGCTGTGAAAATACCAATTATCGGTATGGGAGGAATTATGACCGCAGAAGATGCGATTGAATTTTTTTTAGCGGGGGCTAGTGCGGTTGCTATCGGTACTGCAAATTTTGTGAATCCTTATATAATAGAAGATGTTTCTAAGAAACTAGAAGAATATTTAGTGAAGAAAAATCTAACACATATAAGTGAATTGGTTGGTCAACTGAAAACTGCGAAATAATACAAAATATGGAGATTAATATGACAGATAACAGAATGATTGTAGCACTGGACTTTCATTGCATGGATCAGGTTAAGTCTTTGGTAACGAATCTGGGGGATAATGTAAATTATTATAAAGTTGGAATGGAACTTTTTTATAGTGTGGGAAGTTGTGTAATAGAATATTTACGTAATCAAAATAAAGAAGTTTTTTTAGATTTAAAACTTCATGATATTCCTAATACAACATCGCAAGGATTATGTTCTTTAACTAAGCTTGGAGTAGCTATGCTAAATGTACATGCTTCAGGTGGCTATACGATGATGAAAAATGCAGTAGAAAGTTTACAAAGCGAAGCGGATAAAATTGGAGTTATACGTCCAAAACTAATTGCTGTAACAGTTCTTACGAGCATACATACAGCCGATTGGGAGGGTCTTGGTCAGAAAGCAGCGATTCAAGAGCAAGTGGTTCATTTAGCAAAGCTGGCAAAAAGTGCAGGGTTAGATGGCGTTGTTGCGTCACCTCAAGAAGCTGCCGCAATTCGTAAAGCTTGTGGTGATGGGTTTATGATTGTTACTCCAGGCGTAAGACCAGCAGGTGCATCTGTGAATGATCAAAGTAGAATTGCAACCCCCAAAAATGCACTATTGAATGGAGCGACACATCTTGTAATTGGACGTCCGATTACGGCGGCAGAAAACCCAAGAGAAGCAGCATTAAAGATAATAAAAGAGATGGAGGATGTAAGATAAATGACAGAATCAGAGGTAAAAGAGTTATTTATAAAAACTGGTGCGATTTTGGAAGGGCATTTTCTATTAACTTCTGGTTTACATAGCCCGATGTATGTGGAGAAATTCCAAGTATTACAGCATCCTAAGTATACAGAACAGTTATGTAAAGCGTTAGCAGATAAGTTTGCTAATGAAAAAATTGAAGTCGTTATTGGGCCAGTCACTGGAGGGGTTTTACTCGCCCATGAAGTTGGAAAGGCTTTAGGAACACGTGCCATATTTACAGAACGTGAAAATGGTAAAATGACATTGCGTCGTGGATTTAAAATAGCTGAAGGAGAACGTGTTCTTATTGTTGAAGATATTGTAACAACTGGGGGATCGATAAAAGAAGTTCTGGATGTTGTGAAAGAACAGGGGGGGAACCCTATCGGAATTGGTATGCTAGTTGATCGCAGTGGTGGAAAAGTATCTTTCGATGAAGTTCCATATAAGGCATTACTCAATTTAGAAGTGACAACCTATCAACCGGATCAGTGCCCATTATGTGAAAAAGGACAACCGATGACAAAACGAGGCAGCAGAAAAATATAGTGGAAAATTCTGCTTTTGTCATGTTTATGATATTGACATGAAAATTTTTTTACTGTATAATTACTATTTGTTGGAATGGTTTTGTTTCTTGGCCTGGTAGTTTAGTTGGTTAGAATGCCGCCCTGTCACGGCGGAGGTCGTGGGTTCGAGTCCCATCCAGGTCGCCATGCGGAAATAGCTCAGTGGTAGAGCATCGCCTTGCCAAGGCGGGGGTCGCGAGTTCGAATCTCGTTTTCCGCTCCAAAATAGGGGTATAGCTCAATTGGTAGAGTAGTGGTCTCCAAAACCATTGGTTGTGGGTTCAAGTCCTACTGCCCCTGCCAGATTAAAAATTAAATGTTTGATATAGATCTTAATGAAAAGAAAAACATCACGAATGTAAAAGTGATGTTTTTTTATTTAATTTCATTCCATATAATGAAAAAAATAATAAAGTTAATTTTAGTATAGAACTTATGATGTTTTGTACATAATAAATTTGTTGGGAGGTGATATAATTGGCTAAAGATGTAAAATGCATTGTTGATACTTGCAAGTATTATGCTAGTGGAGATATATGCGAAGCAAATTCTATCGAAGTAGCTAAAGAAAGTAAAAAATGCGATTGTTCATCAGAAACAAATTGTAAAACTTTTCAACTTAAATAATTTTGATTCATGAAAAATACCCCGCATTATTTATGCGGGGTATTTTATATTTTAACAGGAGAATATAGCAGGGTTTTAATAAAACAAACAGAATAAAAATACATATGGGAAAAGAAACGAGGTTTTAATCTTGGATGAAGCAACAAAAGAAAAAATAATGATGGAAGTCGAAAATTGGCAATATATAAAGGAGCTGCCGAAAGGCTGTTCTAATTTTGAACTGAAATATGAAATGTGTCTTGAAGGCGATATTTACAATATATTACGCTACGAAAATAAAACAACCAGACGTAAAGTAACTTTATATTATCATGATGAAACAAAAGAATATAAAGTTAAAACTACAGTTGGTTTAACAGAGTTTTGTAATATCGAATTTATTACATCGCAACAGGCTGTGGAGGAACAAATCTTAAAACAACGTTTAGAGAAACTATTGCAATCATTGGCGGTCTTTAATAAAGATGATATTGATAGTATTGTAGTAGATAAAAAAATTCTAGAATGGCAATATGTGAATAAGCTGCCCGAAACGATTGAAGGATTTCAACTGTTCATTAAGCCAAGTGAACCTTTACGTATTATAAATGGTTCATATATTGTTTTTGATTATTGTGATTTTGAAACAAGTAGTAATTTTATTATTTATTATAATATTTTTCGTGATGAATTCTTCGGGGAAGCAAAGATTAGGTGTATTCCTGAAATGAATTATATCTTTGATTCACATGAGCTGGGTGAATTGGAAGAAAAATTGGATCAGTTTTTAATTCCAAGATTGAAAGAGATTCGGATGCGCGTTGTACAAGATGAAAAGATAGAATAGGAAGTGAGAAATGTTATGCTAAAAACAGCATTGACTATAGCAGGATCTGATTCAAGTGGCGGAGCAGGCATACAAGCAGATTTAAAAACTTTTTCGGCTCTTGGGGTATATGGGATGAGTGTGATTACGGCTATAACAGCGCAGAATACCTGTGGTGTTACAGCAATTCGTGAAATGGATAATGAAATCATTGCATCGCAGATCGATGCAATTTTCAAAGATATTACGGTAGATGCAGTAAAAATCGGCATGTTATCTAGTGCAGATATCGTCAATGAGGTTGCAGACGGCTTGGAAAGATATGCTGTAAAAAATATTGTGTTGGATACGGTGATGATTTCCAAAAGTGGTAGTCGATTGTTAAAAACAGAAGCAATTGAATCGTTAAGAAAAAAAATGATTCCCAAAGCATTCATTGTAACCCCCAATTTACACGAAGCAACAGAACTTGTCGGGTTTGAAGTGAAAGATCAAGAATCAATGAAAAAGGCTGCAATGGCAATAAAAGAAATGGGTGCACAATATGTCGTTGTAAAAGGAGGGCATTTAAAAGGCGATGCATGTGATTTGCTCTATGATGGCAATGCATTTGAAATTTTGACCAATAAGCGGATTGAAACAATTCACACGCATGGAACAGGCTGTACTTTTTCTTCAGCGATTGCAAGTGGCCTAGCAAAAGGTTTTGATATCAGAAGGTCGGTTCATATGGCGAAGGCATATATTACAATGGCGATTACGCATGGCTTTAAGCTGGGGAAGGGTGTTGGACCAACGCATCATTTCTATGAGTTATATGAAAAAAGCGGCATGAATAAAGAAAAAAATATTGACAATATAATTTGAACTCTGTATAATGATATACGTTGCTGATGTATATGGTGACGAAGATGTATTGACATCAAGTAATGAAGATGTTATACTGAACAAGTCTTGAGGCCTGGTAGTTTAGTTGGTTAGAATGCCGCCCTGTCACGGCGGAGGTCGTGGGTTCGAGTCCCATCCAGGTCGCCATTATGCCTTGGTAGCTCAGTCGGTAGAGCAGAGGACTGAAAATCCTCGTGTCGGCAGTTCGATTCTGTCCTAAGGCACCATACTTTTTAATATGCGGAAATAGCTCAGTGGTAGAGCATCGCCTTGCCAAGGCGGGGGTCGCGAGTTCGAATCTCGTTTTCCGCTCCAATCATTATAAATGGCGACATAGCCAAGTGGTAAGGCAGAGGTCTGCAAAACCTTTATTCCCCAGTTCAAATCTGGGTGTCGCCTCCAAATTTATAATATGCCGGGGTGGCGGAACTGGCAGACGCACGGGACTTAAAATCCCGCGGATAGAAATATCCGTACCGGTTCGATTCCGGTCCTCGGCACCAATTGAGATAGGACTTCTGATAGAGTAAGTATCAGAAGTTTTTTTATTTTGTGATGCTTTTATCTTCTTAAATATAAAAGTTACAACTTTTATATTTAAGAAGATAAATTGGAAGTGAAATTATTTTACAATGGAGCAGCTACGCATTGCTAAAATTGTTTTAGAAATAAGGTCATCAAGAGACCATGCTAACATATTTGCACCACGTTCAATTACTTCGCGCGAGCAACCGGCAGCGAAATTCGTACTTTTATATTTTTTCTTTACAGATTTTAATTCTAGATCATGGACGCTTTTTGAAGGTCTCATAATCGCAACAGCACCAATTAAACCCGTAAGTTCATCTGTTGCATATAAAATTTTTTCCATGATGTGTTTTGGTTCAATATCAACACGAATTTTATAGCCATGGCTTGCAATTGCGTGAATGATTTTTTCATCAACCTCATGTTGGCGTAAAATTTCCTGACATTTTATACAGTGATTTTCTGGGTATAATTCAAAGTCTAGATCATGTAAAAGTCCAACAATTCCCCAGAAATCTTCTTCGTTGCCAAATCCCAATTCTTTTGCAAAATAGCGCATGGTTCCTTCAACAATTTGTGCATGTCTAAGATGAAATGGATCTTTATTATATTCATTTAATAAAATCCAGGCCTGATCGCGCGAGAGTATGTTTGCCATTATAAACACCTGCTTTATATTTTGAATTTAGCTAAGGCTATATATGACATAATACGGCTAGAAAGCGGTAAAGTCAATTTTGTGTGATTGAATTTATACGATGATATGGACTTATATTGCTTTTATTGTATTTATACGATATAATGAAATAAATATTGGAGTATAATTATGCAACTCCTGAGGAATCAGGAGTTTTTTTATGCGTAAAATTAATTACTTATGAAAATTTAGGGGGACGATTTATGGATAATCGTGTATCAATAACAGATGATCTATTCAACGTTTTTAACTATGCTTTTGTTGAAACAGCACCATACAGTTTTTTTATTCCTACAAGGGAAAAATATGTTGCTGTCAATCTTCCTAAAAAAGTATATAATTGCTTAGCGTGCGGCAATACATTGGAAGTGCAGTATAATCAAAATGGTGTTGTG from Massilibacillus massiliensis carries:
- a CDS encoding dihydroorotate dehydrogenase electron transfer subunit, giving the protein MPKIAVDATVIENQNIINDVKELVVYAPKIVQQAVPGQFVHIRGTKDEEGPLLRRPISISSVDIKAGTLHLIYRIIGNGTAYLANLKKFDQINCLGPLGNGFDLNCDRPLLIGGGMGIAPLIFLAQRLNPHNTKVLLGGRNKTELFWRDKFDGLAEQIYITTDDGSLGVKGFTVNVLPEIIKANAFDRIFVCGPAIMMEAAANIAKDHHIACQVSLEKHMACGIGACLSCTCASKNSDKRKKVCTDGPVFWAEEVLE
- a CDS encoding dihydroorotate dehydrogenase, with translation MTKNRTMLNVNIAGIEMKNPIMTGSGTFGFGEEYEDFVDLNNIGAIVVKGTTLFPRAGNIGVRITETPSGMLNCIGLENPGVSCFITEILPRLRKYKTPIIVNISGNTVEEYGELARYLDIDGVAAVELNVSCPNVKEGGIAFGTDCNSASAVVHEVKSNTSKPVIIKLSPNVTDIVAMAKAVEEAGVDAISMINTLTGMAININTWRPVLGNITGGLSGPAVKPVAVRMVWQVAQAVKIPIIGMGGIMTAEDAIEFFLAGASAVAIGTANFVNPYIIEDVSKKLEEYLVKKNLTHISELVGQLKTAK
- the pyrF gene encoding orotidine-5'-phosphate decarboxylase; the protein is MTDNRMIVALDFHCMDQVKSLVTNLGDNVNYYKVGMELFYSVGSCVIEYLRNQNKEVFLDLKLHDIPNTTSQGLCSLTKLGVAMLNVHASGGYTMMKNAVESLQSEADKIGVIRPKLIAVTVLTSIHTADWEGLGQKAAIQEQVVHLAKLAKSAGLDGVVASPQEAAAIRKACGDGFMIVTPGVRPAGASVNDQSRIATPKNALLNGATHLVIGRPITAAENPREAALKIIKEMEDVR
- the pyrE gene encoding orotate phosphoribosyltransferase; the encoded protein is MTESEVKELFIKTGAILEGHFLLTSGLHSPMYVEKFQVLQHPKYTEQLCKALADKFANEKIEVVIGPVTGGVLLAHEVGKALGTRAIFTERENGKMTLRRGFKIAEGERVLIVEDIVTTGGSIKEVLDVVKEQGGNPIGIGMLVDRSGGKVSFDEVPYKALLNLEVTTYQPDQCPLCEKGQPMTKRGSRKI
- a CDS encoding DUF1540 domain-containing protein, producing MAKDVKCIVDTCKYYASGDICEANSIEVAKESKKCDCSSETNCKTFQLK
- the thiD gene encoding bifunctional hydroxymethylpyrimidine kinase/phosphomethylpyrimidine kinase — translated: MLKTALTIAGSDSSGGAGIQADLKTFSALGVYGMSVITAITAQNTCGVTAIREMDNEIIASQIDAIFKDITVDAVKIGMLSSADIVNEVADGLERYAVKNIVLDTVMISKSGSRLLKTEAIESLRKKMIPKAFIVTPNLHEATELVGFEVKDQESMKKAAMAIKEMGAQYVVVKGGHLKGDACDLLYDGNAFEILTNKRIETIHTHGTGCTFSSAIASGLAKGFDIRRSVHMAKAYITMAITHGFKLGKGVGPTHHFYELYEKSGMNKEKNIDNII
- a CDS encoding hydrolase; the encoded protein is MANILSRDQAWILLNEYNKDPFHLRHAQIVEGTMRYFAKELGFGNEEDFWGIVGLLHDLDFELYPENHCIKCQEILRQHEVDEKIIHAIASHGYKIRVDIEPKHIMEKILYATDELTGLIGAVAIMRPSKSVHDLELKSVKKKYKSTNFAAGCSREVIERGANMLAWSLDDLISKTILAMRSCSIVK